A single genomic interval of Pyrus communis chromosome 5, drPyrComm1.1, whole genome shotgun sequence harbors:
- the LOC137734764 gene encoding uncharacterized protein: protein MYLKKPLWSEGITPKASSGSEQEPPSTAVGDLVNSLTQQRVYREVTLALRSGLRDVRAEFSFLRVRGLRGLLKFLRSVAETDSTINLFSQTQSLPELQVVPVLFQHSLKDSGDEIVRNLDHIFGVEPLKITSPSTDSEVSLALRVLEGCCLLHPDSAVLAHQHKAIQVLMNILPTRGVIEQGACLDALISIMLDSSANQMDFETFHGIEEVAELIRDKQVDENLRLKCGEFLLLLIGHVNGRDRPPLATVHEDIRRLLGEKSASLIWAASQFGSTLDPEQRLTALHIQARRVIESLDLY from the exons ATGTATTTGAAGAAGCCGCTATGGAGCGAGGGAATAACACCGAAGGCCTCGTCCGGATCTGAACAAGAACCGCCATCCACCGCCGTCGGCGATCTGGTCAACTCGTTGACCCAGCAGAGAGTGTACCGCGAGGTCACGCTCGCGCTCCGCAGCGGGCTGCGCGACGTTCGCGCCGAGTTCTCGTTCCTCCGTGTCCGCGGCCTCCGTGGTCTACTTAAGTTCCTCCGATCGGTCGCCGAGACCGACTCAACCATCAACCTCTTCTCTCAGACCCAATCGCTCCCCGAGCTTCAAG TGGTGCCGGTGCTGTTTCAGCACTCGCTGAAAGATTCGGGCGATGAGATCGTTCGGAATTTGGATCACATTTTCGGCGTTGAGCCGCTGAAAATCACGAGCCCTTCAACCGATTCCGAGGTCTCGCTCGCGCTTAGGGTTTTGGAGGGTTGCTGCCTGCTTCATCCGGACAGCGCGGTCTTGGCTCACCAGCACAAAGCCATTCAG GTGTTGATGAATATATTACCGACTCGCGGCGTGATTGAGCAAGGAGCTTGTTTGGATGCTTTGATTTCTATTATGTTGGATTCATCGGCTAATCAAATG GATTTTGAGACTTTTCATGGCATTGAGGAGGTTGCAGAGCTCATAAGAGATAAGCAAGTTGATGAGAATCTCag GTTGAAATGTGGAGAGTTCTTGCTGCTGCTCATTGGTCACGTAAATGGGAGGGATAGGCCACCCTTGGCAACTGTACATGAGGACATAAGGCGGCTTTTGGGTGAGAAATCTGCTTCCTTGATATGGGCAGCCAGTCAGTTTGGTTCGACTCTTGATCCGGAGCAGAGACTAACTGCACTTCACATCCAAGCTCGTCGTGTGATAGAGTCCTTAGACTTGTACTGA